Genomic window (Rosa chinensis cultivar Old Blush chromosome 6, RchiOBHm-V2, whole genome shotgun sequence):
agaacacctaactttGTTGAATTACTGAGAACTGCTCGGACGAAATTAGGAGCTGTACTCTATATTCACGGAAATCcctatgtgtctagtttctgatgAAATTTACGGTTTACGATTccaacttttctagaaggagttatggaaatttaagtgaaggcagtttagtttggacgggaatctgcaacatcttttacaagttcatgtctagaacctaacttcgatgaattactgggaactgctcggatggaattagaagttgtaccctatatgcacagAAAGCcctatgtgtctagtttctgagaaattttatagtttgcgattccgacttttctagaaggagttatggcaatttaagtgaaggaagtTCAGCTTAGACGGGAATCTgtaacatcttttacaagttcatgtctagaaggcccaacacatatatttggaaatcttcagtgtgccgcatcatcattattgaagattcaggacttttagacatgtttatatatgtgtgtgtttatatatatatatatatatatatatatatatatatatatatatatatatatatgttatatatgtgtgtgtgtgtgtgtgtatctttgtgtgagtgtgaatttgttgtaatttggcttatggtgaaattggaagttctcatacttctatatagaatatgtgcacatatattctacatgtcatgaatacggttgaccgattcgatcagattcgaaaatatggtgaaattagctaaaatttttaccacactcataatttattataataatctcatccaatggtcggtttttccattttatttgaattgatagaggttgccctttggagtgtatgatatataaatataggtttataagagtaactaagtttgacctagttgatcgaattcgaaacgagacccaaattggctggattttctacaaccaccataaaacattacaatctctccatcgaacGGTTGGTTTcttcgaattcattttccacttcatggttgctttataATGAagctcaacaatttaaatgcaatgtataagtcatacaactttaggatgcaaattggtataggccaacgtatttgtaattaaaattgaaatttttatcttacgtccacgcacatccattgatggaacatttacatacttgatgtgaaaaaataagcacgtttcacagtcgtcatgtcatcggtcaaccaagaagacatataAGTGACAATGGTTGACCAATTTGAtctgattcaaaaatatggtgaaattggctaatttttttttaccacacgcataatttattgtaataatcacatccaccggtcggttttttcattttatttgaatttatagaggttgctctttggagtgtatgatgtataaatataggtttataagagtaactaagtttgacctagttgatcgaattcgaaacgagaactaaattggctggattttttacaaccaccataaaacgttacaatctctccatcgagcggttggtttctccaaattcatcttccacttcatggttgctttagaatgaacctcaacaatttaaatgcaatgtataagtcatacaattttaggaggcaaattggtataggccaacgtatttgtaattaaaattgaaattttcatcttatgtccacgcacatccattgatggaacatttacatacttgatgtaaaaaaataagcatgtttcgcggtcgtcatgtcatcggtcaaccaagaagacatataagtgacaacggttgaccaatttgatcggatttgaaaatatggtgaaattggctaaattttttaccacactcataatttattgtaataatcacatccaccagtcggttttttcattttatttgaatttatagaggttgctatttggagtgtatgatgtataaatataggtttataagagtaactaagtttgacctagttgatcgaattcgaaacgagaactaaattgactggattttttacaaccaccataaaacattacaatctctccatcgagcggttggtttctccaaattcatcttccacttcatggttgctttagaatggacctcaacaatttaaatgcaatgtataagtcatacaactttaggaggtaAATTAGTATAGGCcaacgtatttgtaattaaaaattgaaatttttatcttatgtccacacacatccatcgatgcaatatttacaaacgtgatgtaaaaaaataagcaagtTTTGCAGTcatcacgccatcggtcaaccaagaaaacatgcaagtgactacggttgactaatccgatcgggttcgaaactatggtgaaattgactaaatttttaaccacatttataatttattgtaataatcacatctaaTGGTCGGTTttcctattttctttgaattgctagaggttgctctttggagtgtatgatatataaatatagatttataaaaaattagtatctttaaaaatttatttataaataaattagtgtctatatataaatatagtttttttttgggtacaatatagatTTGTTCTgcttggttgtatttgatcattatccaatggattttcaaagcttgattaaaaaaaaaaaatattagtgtctttaaatatttatttataaataaagcccgcaaggcccggcccggcccgaaaaatcCCGCAAGGCCTGCtatatatggacgggcttggatcctttgatttacAATAAAGCTCGGCCCGGCCCGCCATTATTTAAAAATGTAACAAGGtccggcccgttgacgaggccTAATGTCTTGCGTGTGTAATTGAGAGAGGCCAAGTCAGTGTAGTGTGTAGGGTAGTGCTCCATATGGAAGAGCGACCTTTGAATTTTCTGGATTGCGTCCAATATGGAGTATGGAGTATAAATTGGGTCTTACACGATAAAATCAAAGACTACTACTATGCGTCACCACCTCTTCCACCTCTTCCAACTTGATTTGTCCAACTTCTTCCTGGGTTCAGAGACCTAAAGTCAGTTGGTATAAAGCTACGAAAAAGGAATGCTACAATACAAACATATTCACACACAAAACCCTGTCAATCTCAAATGGATTTTAATAAGGGAAAATGTCAAAATATcctaattttaggaaaattattctctcttcctccaccATATTTATGCATTTCTCCATTCTCCATTATCCATAAAATAATTGACTAATTGACTAAAATAATTTTAGGAGAAGCATGGGAAGGCCCTGCTCCTCATGGCGCCTCTGCTAGACCGGCCGGCAATAGGCGGCGCCGCGTACCCTCTGTGGCCATCACTTTGCTTTGACGCCAAGAACCCCTAATTCGACCCCCCTTCTTTACTTCTAACGttaattgtgacttcatggctcaaccaaaatcctcattggctgtgtctaaagcccatctttcgttctgcaaagcctgctctttagtaaaattaggatcgagaccatcctatgcaaaggacactaaataaaatattccattcttgcaaagaatccaaggtgatatttatgGACCTATCCAACCATCTTGCGGACCATtcagatattttatggtgttagtTGTTGCatcaacacgctggtcacatgttatGCTATTGTCCataaggaacgctgcatttgctaaactcctagcacaaatcattaagttaagggctcacaaccctgatcatcctattaagtcaatacgtcttgacaatgctggagagtttacatcacaaacttttgatgattattgcatgtccattggcattaaagttgaacatccagttcctcatgttcacacccaaaatggtctcgcagaagctgccattaaacgactacaaatggttgctagagcattggtaatgtgcaccaatctccttatttcTGCTTAAgactatgcaatattgcatgcagctatgcttattcgtctgagacccactgccactcaatcctTTTCTGCGTCCCTGATGGTTattgggtatgagcctgatgtctcatacttacgcatatttgagtgtgcagtttatgtgccaattgcgccgccacagagcaccaaaatgggtattcaacgacgattaggcatttatgttggatatgactctccaactatTATTCGCtgcttagaacccttgacaggcgatctctttaccgctagatttacggattgtcactttgatgagacagtctttctgtcgttagggggagataagaacataaatggtcaacaggaacgacatgaattgttgtgGTATGTCCctactttgtctcatcttgatccccgaactgcacagtttgaaattaaagtgtggagaattctcgatcttcaaaaTGTAGTAGATTCAATGCCTGAtgtgttttctgatatcgctaaagtgatgagatcacacatacctgctgcaaacgtgccagctgcaaggattgatgtccctagaattagaggacatgatgccACCTCAAGAGAGACTGAGCATGGCCCCAACATCCCTTCCTATGGTGACGtcgtggctaggcccacggctcctgccaggaagcgcgggaggcccaaaTGTTTGATGGATTCTTGCCCAAGAAAGAAAACGATTTTGGCACAAaacgatccattaatcatcgatataaataatctgtctcatgagaatatttcagattatggttatgtccaagtgacatcattgggggatgctccaatgtcagcaccaattccagagaatagagagatctccatgaattacactagtgtacatgcaTGAGACTATGAATAGAAACTTTattactattgatgatgcctttgcatattctgttgcaaaaggaattataaagtatgatgatatcgaaactcgctcagttgaagaatgtcaacgaagagcggattggcctaaatggaaagttGCGATCCAGGTTGGATTAGGTTCACTAGCAAacagacaggtatttgggcctataacgcaaacacccccaagtgtaaagcctgttggccataaatgggtctttgttagaatgcataatgagaaaaatgaggttgttagatataaagcccgccttgtggagcgcggtttctcacaacgccctggaattgactacgagaagaaacatattctcccataatggacgtcataatgttccgctaccttgtcagtttggtagtttttgaaaaacttgacatgcagcttattgatgtggttacagcatatctctatggggatctagatttagagatatatatgaaagttccagatggacttcaattacccaaatcaagtggctctaaaccacgaagTCCGTTTTCTATAAGATTAAAAcgttcactatatggattgaaacaatctggacgaatgtggtataatcatctaagtgactacttgattgagaaaggatatgtcaacaatgaaatatgcccatgcgtgttcattaaaaggacaAATTCCAGATTTGTAATTGTAGTAGTTTATGTTGAtaacatgaacctaattggaactctagatgagttaaaggacactgctaaatacttgaaatccaaatttgagatgaaagatcttgggaaaatacAGTTTTGTCTCaatttagaactcgagcaccgtagtgatgggatttcaatccatcaatcagcatatactcagaaattactaaggtgctttaatgaagataaagcgaaGCCTGTGAGTAATCCTATGATTGGCCGTAATCTTGAGCTCGGAAAAGATCcctttcgtccaaaggatgaggacgctgatttattagaggccgaagtgccctatttaagtgcaataagcGCAtgattgtacttagctcaatgcacaagaccagacatctcattcgcagtaaaATTGTAAGCTCGACATAGTTTTCCACCATTGGACTAGCctaaagacaatctttcattatttaaaaggtacgattgatatgagaaTGTTTTATCCatacagagagaaaaagaataacGGAAGTTTGGGATCATACCCCATAGGGAAAAATGCCGCCGTCCCTGATATGGCCACCGACCATGTCGTCGCCGCCGGccacctcctcctcccctccatcaaaatgacgttgatgttttgatgggttttgctgatgcaggatacctctctgaccctcacaaatgtcGCTCGTAAACGAGTTAtatatgtctttaccatgggatgCACTGcaacatcttggaggtctacaaaacagactcttgtcgttacttcctcaaatcatgcagagattattgctctacatgaagctatgcgtgaatgcatatggctaaggttcgtaattagacatattcgaggaaattgtggtttaaagtctaccatagatgaacctacatgaatttatgaggataatgcagcttgtattaaacaaatgaagttaggtttcatcaagggaacaataccaagcatatattgcaacaacaatcacttctaaagattgaagtgaatcaaatccaattagaggataatgtagcacaCTTATTCAttaagtcattacctaaatccaccttagagaaacatgtgaagagcatcagattaagaaagttatccgaactcccatgattgtagcaatcagggatGGATGTCGACAttagggggaggtatgatgtctacatgtttgatatcaaagagtgaaggacgtgttgtactatTTTTCTCCTCCTTGAGGTTGTTTTTGTTCCACAGAGTTTTTATTACTCAAGCAgagttttaacgaggcaacgttTGAagtgtcaccaccaagtttgagcggcacaagggggagtgttgaagaatgttgacttttagtgtgccttgtcaaactaggcttagttctatagttgtaataggagagaagttTCTAGATTCCTAGTTCTATTTGGAATAGGTTTCCTTGTATCACAAGAcaatgtactttgtaatccttatatatagggctcttATTATCAATATTAGAACACActattctctcatcaatctctcttgaaTCCTTTATTCTTAAACAAATCCAAAGTTGTGAAGAAtttactcattttgttctttgcACTTTGATTAGTAGTTAAAAATCTGTTTAAACTCACATTCATCCTTCTGAAGTAAAACTTTCAACAATATTCCTTAGATAAAGCTTTCAATGAGGCCGCCATGTTCATTTCCAATTGTTAACTCCTTTGATCCTTTCAACAATATTATTCTTCAATCAAGAGGTAAAAAACTATACAACAAACTTCTTTCGAACTGTAAGCAAATTACTCATTGAATATTATGAAGTGAATATGAAAGTTAGACTTGGCATATTTGAATATCCCTAATTGCAAGAATAATTACTTACCTGATATTAGAAGATAACATGTTACTCAACAGATGTAAATCAAACAAGCTCCAGTAATTGTTGCTTGTACTATGGCTTGGTATGAAGAGTTTCTTCAAGCTAATAGAAGCATGTCACCGACTCACCGGTAACCTGCAAGAGGACGAAAGCTAATGCATCCTGGTCGCCTCCCATTGTTGGTATGTTGTGTTTGAATGTTGATGGTGCTTATGTTCCTTCATTACAACAAGGAGGCATTGGAGGTGTTCTGCAtaatgagaagggtgagtttattgTTGGCTTTGCTTATAGGGTCCCCAATGTGTCTTCTGCTTATCATACTGAGTTGCTTGATATTAAATCTGGGTTGGAGATCATTCAGGCACTTGGTATAACAAATGTTGCTTTAATGAGTGATTGTTTAGAGGCTGTTAAGGCTGTGACAGCTGACGACCAAGATTTTTCTCCATTGGGAACTAttgttgaagaaattaaagGTTTGTTAGGTGAATTGCATTCTATAGGTATTCATCATGCTTATAGAACTGCTAACCATGTTGCTCATAGATTAgcaggttttggttttgattctaACATTCATATGGAATGGTTCTTTCAAGCTCCAGAGTATGGTCTGGATGCCCTACAGTACGATTTAATCAtataaatcatcaataaaatttGATCAtgactgcaaaaaaaaaaaaaaaaaaacagatgtaAATCAAACATAGaatataattaattaaacaTGACGCAATCTATAATGTTCTTATTACTCATTTTATCCTTACCATCTTGTAGCAATAATATATGAAGAGCAAATGTAATCAAAATACAAAGCAAACAATAAAAAGTAGATGGAGAAACTAAATTAATAGACAGGTATACTAATCAGCTAAATACACAATTGCCAACTCTAGATGTTGTCTAGTTAGTGCAAGGCTTAGTCAATGTCTGGAACTGAAAGAATTTGGAGGTGATGGTATCTCCAGAATCCCTTCCAGCATTAGTACCACCTTCTTCATCGAAGGGCGCAATGATGGCTCCTCCTGGATGCAGCAAAGACCAAGCTTAACCATCTCCCGTAGTTTACTTGTGTCAatctcatcatcatccttcactAGCTTATCCAGTTCATTGGCCTCCAAACAATGGTACATCCAATTCTCAAGAGTTAATAGATCCTCAGGTATGTCCATGGTCGAACCTCTCTGACAGCATATGATCTCCAACAATACAATCCCGAAGCTGTACACGTCCACTTTCACTGTTATTGACATGTTCCTGTGCCACTCAGGTGCAACGTAACCCCTGGTTCCTCTGAAGCCAGTAGATGTCCTTGATTGGTCGGCTTTCAACAGCTTGGCTAATCCAAAATCAGCAAGCTTTGCACATTTCTGCTCAGTCATCAGTATATTTTCTGGTTTGATGTCACAATGAATGATTTGTGTCTCACACTCTTCATGTAGATATAGTATACCTTGAGCTACATTGAGGGCTACACTGACTCTTTCCTCCCAAGTTGGCCTTCCACCATAAGAATTGAAAAAGTATTTCGCAAGTGAGCCGTTGGTCATGTACTCATAAACCAGAA
Coding sequences:
- the LOC121050003 gene encoding uncharacterized protein LOC121050003, with protein sequence MLCLNVDGAYVPSLQQGGIGGVLHNEKGEFIVGFAYRVPNVSSAYHTELLDIKSGLEIIQALGITNVALMSDCLEAVKAVTADDQDFSPLGTIVEEIKGLLGELHSIGIHHAYRTANHVAHRLAGFGFDSNIHMEWFFQAPEYGLDALQYDLII